In Pedobacter sp. W3I1, one DNA window encodes the following:
- a CDS encoding O-antigen ligase produces the protein MKQHLASANQYTVPVIRKTSSVEDFLIKGFLIFLPFSQALTINIMFPLKLSEICLLCLISLKLASGKTEMWKVGKPSLTIIMFCICILISLIINTLYTYNYPLTTSAVRISPTVDSVLKFIYVFLVVAGMFITTDILKRKPELIKFLFVGAIISASYSWYLFFSGILHLPVLKLPGMEEESQMIMNVIRSGTFKEGNYMGFYLLLMGIISFFYERKKMAYFFWGTILTTFSTASIFCLFLFFVIYTYYVYKKHKLKLIASITVIAISVTLLTQFSDGFRSLIYNKIFASEDSVENTNDIYSRLDRLNTTITGLKMATSNPFFGVGLSSYGMHYSHFNNLPDFDLGGKRIPNNIYVEILSETGIFVFILFIYFLYLLYKRAKKVSNVLAAGILASCVYFFAFPTFTMLFIWVFFSVILSAQTLIKSNYEYDQSKFINAENDYRHGI, from the coding sequence ATGAAACAACACTTGGCAAGCGCTAATCAGTATACTGTTCCAGTAATTAGAAAGACAAGTTCAGTCGAGGATTTTTTAATAAAGGGTTTTTTAATTTTTTTACCTTTTTCCCAGGCATTGACAATAAATATTATGTTTCCTTTAAAGTTATCTGAGATTTGTTTGTTATGTTTAATTTCTTTAAAGTTAGCATCTGGAAAAACAGAAATGTGGAAGGTTGGAAAACCAAGCCTAACAATTATAATGTTTTGCATTTGTATTTTAATATCATTAATTATAAATACGCTCTATACTTACAACTACCCATTAACTACTAGTGCCGTTAGAATAAGTCCGACTGTTGACAGTGTGCTAAAATTTATATATGTTTTTTTGGTTGTTGCAGGGATGTTTATTACAACGGATATTTTAAAAAGAAAACCAGAATTAATTAAATTTTTGTTTGTAGGTGCAATTATTTCTGCATCATATTCATGGTACCTTTTTTTTAGTGGGATACTTCATCTACCAGTATTAAAATTACCAGGAATGGAGGAAGAATCACAGATGATAATGAATGTTATCCGCAGTGGAACATTTAAAGAAGGTAACTACATGGGTTTCTATTTATTGCTTATGGGAATCATTTCCTTTTTTTATGAGAGGAAAAAAATGGCTTATTTTTTTTGGGGAACAATATTAACCACATTTTCTACAGCTTCAATATTTTGCTTATTTTTATTTTTTGTTATATATACATATTATGTTTATAAAAAACATAAGCTAAAATTGATTGCCTCTATAACTGTAATTGCCATTTCTGTTACTCTATTAACTCAGTTTAGTGATGGTTTTAGAAGTTTGATCTATAATAAAATTTTCGCTAGTGAAGATTCTGTTGAGAATACTAATGATATATATTCAAGGCTTGATCGTTTAAATACTACAATTACAGGACTGAAAATGGCTACTTCTAATCCTTTCTTTGGTGTTGGACTTTCTAGTTATGGAATGCATTATAGTCACTTTAACAATTTACCTGATTTCGATTTAGGGGGCAAAAGAATTCCAAATAATATATATGTCGAAATTTTATCAGAAACTGGTATTTTTGTATTTATACTTTTTATATATTTTCTTTATCTTTTATATAAACGTGCTAAAAAAGTGTCAAATGTGCTAGCGGCTGGTATACTTGCTTCTTGTGTCTACTTTTTTGCTTTCCCTACTTTTACAATGCTTTTTATTTGGGTCTTTTTTAGTGTCATTCTATCGGCTCAAACATTAATAAAATCAAACTATGAATATGATCAATCGAAATTTATTAACGCTGAGAATGATTATAGACATGGAATTTAA
- a CDS encoding glycosyltransferase family 4 protein — protein sequence MHLLGAGNYLGKETKKHIKNADIFHVRSGAGQGGAIEKAKKENMITIADHSIAHPVSMKEYLIEEYKRFNQKYDLDPNSKFWTLVEKDCLDADYVLVNSDFVKSTFLDNGYREDIVKVIYFGVREDFVGLKTDWSFVKKDAVHLIFIGHFCFRKGARILIEAIKELNERGVSVVLDVLGIVDDLKIPDIPSNIVFHGIFLYDELKDHLKNSDLYVFPTFAEGSSRAAMEAMASGLPVITTENCGVPIVHDETGVIIPINNSMILADEIERLINDKMLREKIGRSASKLIGEKYTWGIYKKNLVDFYELILDKKNDKK from the coding sequence ATGCACTTACTTGGGGCTGGAAATTATTTAGGTAAAGAAACTAAAAAACACATTAAAAATGCTGATATTTTTCATGTTAGGAGTGGTGCAGGGCAAGGTGGGGCGATAGAAAAGGCTAAGAAAGAAAATATGATCACAATTGCGGATCATAGTATAGCCCACCCAGTATCGATGAAAGAATATTTAATCGAAGAATATAAGAGGTTTAATCAAAAATATGACCTAGATCCTAATTCAAAATTTTGGACGCTCGTTGAAAAAGATTGCTTAGACGCAGATTATGTCCTAGTAAATTCAGACTTTGTAAAAAGTACTTTTTTAGATAATGGCTATAGGGAAGATATTGTAAAGGTAATTTATTTTGGGGTGAGAGAGGATTTTGTTGGCTTAAAAACCGATTGGTCTTTTGTTAAAAAAGATGCAGTTCATCTTATCTTTATTGGGCATTTTTGTTTTAGAAAAGGGGCAAGAATATTAATTGAAGCAATTAAGGAACTTAACGAAAGGGGAGTTTCAGTAGTTCTTGATGTTTTGGGCATAGTAGATGATTTAAAAATACCAGATATTCCTTCTAATATTGTTTTCCATGGCATTTTTTTATATGATGAACTTAAAGATCATTTGAAGAATAGCGATTTATATGTTTTTCCAACCTTTGCCGAAGGTTCATCAAGGGCTGCCATGGAGGCAATGGCATCAGGTTTACCAGTAATAACAACAGAGAATTGTGGCGTGCCTATTGTACATGATGAAACTGGGGTAATTATTCCAATAAATAATTCAATGATACTTGCTGATGAAATTGAAAGGCTAATTAATGATAAAATGCTACGAGAAAAAATAGGTAGAAGTGCTTCGAAATTAATCGGTGAAAAATATACATGGGGAATTTATAAAAAAAATCTTGTTGATTTTTATGAATTGATTTTGGATAAAAAAAATGATAAAAAATAA
- a CDS encoding glycosyltransferase family 2 protein — MIKNNTPLISVIIATYNAGKTLETCLKSIIGQTYRNFEIIVIDAASTDNTIDIIEKYNEYIHKWISEKDSGIYEAWNKGINFSTGDWIGFIGSDDSYYPNALQDYVDHILTCKSDLEYVSSKMDLVNTNDKYIKTLGEKWDWKKSRLMNTIAHPGSLHSRVFFNTYGLFDTRYKICSDYEILLRPGNAFKTSFFNKVTVRMAQGGVSFNEKKLFKEHYQIVTSTGKLNLIIAKYYYCLQIAKSNLKKILRKIGYNI; from the coding sequence ATGATAAAAAATAATACACCTCTGATTTCCGTTATAATCGCAACTTATAATGCAGGTAAAACTTTAGAAACTTGCTTAAAAAGTATAATCGGGCAAACTTATCGCAACTTTGAAATAATTGTCATTGATGCTGCATCTACAGATAATACAATAGATATCATAGAGAAGTATAATGAATATATTCATAAATGGATAAGTGAAAAGGATTCGGGTATTTATGAGGCATGGAATAAGGGTATAAATTTTTCAACCGGTGACTGGATAGGCTTCATAGGATCAGATGATTCATACTATCCAAATGCGTTGCAGGATTATGTAGATCATATTTTAACTTGTAAATCTGATTTGGAGTATGTGTCATCGAAAATGGATTTAGTGAATACAAATGATAAATATATAAAAACACTCGGTGAAAAATGGGATTGGAAAAAAAGTAGATTAATGAATACAATTGCACATCCTGGCTCTCTTCACAGTAGAGTTTTTTTCAATACTTATGGACTGTTTGATACAAGATATAAAATATGTAGCGATTATGAGATATTATTACGGCCTGGAAATGCATTTAAAACTTCATTCTTTAATAAAGTTACTGTAAGAATGGCCCAGGGAGGAGTAAGCTTTAATGAAAAAAAACTTTTTAAAGAGCATTATCAAATCGTTACTTCTACTGGAAAATTGAATTTAATAATTGCCAAATATTATTACTGTTTGCAAATAGCTAAAAGTAATTTGAAGAAAATTTTGAGAAAAATTGGCTACAATATCTAA
- a CDS encoding glycosyltransferase family 4 protein yields the protein MLKDNSKLNIIIVNDFSNINGGAAKVAVDSAVGLSLAGYNVNYFCAVGNVDQSLLDSNVSISHLNNEEILYSKNKIKALFRGIWNVKAYRQMKKLLKTFNQENTIVHIHGWTKGLSISPIVCSLLHSYSTVITLHDYFIACPNGSFYNFQSKGICKKVPLSLSCIASNCDSRNYGFKLYRIIRSFVQKAMFVALKKKLSLISISKLSYEVLTPYIKGFKHTYYVENPVDSILIPRIEAELNKNCIFIGRLSSEKGVEYFCEAMLKLNIDDAIIIGEGDNFKNLIQKYPKFKFVGWKNKLEIRDILKSARFLVFPSVWYETYGLVVQEASSFGISSIVSDCTAACELINDGTDGMIFRSEDVNDLAEKISCMYNNDELLSSLSKATYEKFWNRDHSLMNHAKNLVSVYGQIVGKNELVLQNK from the coding sequence ATGTTAAAAGATAACTCAAAACTCAACATTATAATTGTTAATGACTTTTCTAATATAAATGGAGGGGCTGCAAAAGTTGCTGTAGATAGCGCTGTTGGTTTAAGCTTGGCAGGATATAATGTAAATTATTTTTGTGCCGTTGGTAATGTAGACCAATCTTTGTTGGATAGTAATGTGTCCATCAGTCACCTTAATAATGAGGAGATATTGTATTCCAAAAATAAGATTAAAGCTCTTTTTAGAGGTATTTGGAATGTTAAGGCTTATCGCCAAATGAAAAAACTATTAAAGACTTTTAATCAGGAGAATACTATAGTGCATATTCATGGCTGGACCAAAGGTTTATCGATTAGCCCTATTGTTTGTTCACTGCTTCACTCCTACTCAACAGTAATTACACTACATGATTACTTTATTGCTTGCCCCAATGGTAGTTTTTATAACTTTCAAAGTAAAGGCATATGCAAAAAAGTACCACTTTCTTTAAGTTGTATAGCTTCAAACTGTGATTCGAGAAATTATGGCTTTAAATTATATCGGATAATCAGATCGTTTGTTCAGAAAGCAATGTTTGTAGCTTTAAAGAAAAAACTTAGTCTAATTTCTATCTCAAAATTATCGTATGAGGTATTAACTCCATACATTAAGGGTTTCAAGCATACATATTATGTAGAAAACCCCGTTGATAGTATACTTATCCCTAGGATTGAAGCAGAGCTAAATAAGAATTGTATTTTTATTGGCAGGCTTTCATCAGAAAAAGGAGTTGAATATTTCTGCGAAGCAATGCTTAAGTTGAATATAGATGATGCTATAATTATTGGTGAAGGAGATAATTTTAAAAATTTAATTCAAAAATACCCTAAGTTTAAGTTTGTAGGGTGGAAGAACAAATTGGAAATAAGAGATATCTTGAAAAGTGCTAGATTTCTGGTTTTTCCTTCAGTTTGGTACGAAACTTATGGTTTAGTAGTTCAAGAAGCCTCTTCTTTTGGTATTTCATCTATTGTTTCCGATTGCACCGCTGCATGCGAATTAATTAACGATGGAACAGATGGAATGATATTCCGTTCTGAAGATGTTAATGATTTGGCTGAAAAGATAAGTTGCATGTATAATAACGATGAGCTTTTATCATCTTTAAGTAAGGCAACTTATGAGAAATTTTGGAACAGGGATCATTCCCTCATGAATCATGCTAAAAATTTGGTAAGCGTTTATGGACAAATAGTTGGCAAAAATGAATTAGTATTACAAAATAAATGA
- a CDS encoding GDP-mannose 4,6-dehydratase, translating into MKKVAIISGITGQDGAYLAQLLSRNDYVVVGLTRSSHNFSKKNFVYLGISENILIEECDLLDFSSIIKILLKYKPDEFYNLAAQSSVGISFEQPIGTLNYNTQSVLNILESVRLLQLDTKIYQASSSEMFGQVNNLPVNENTPFHPLSPYAISKASGYWIGVNYRESYKVFCVNGILFNHESYLRSPNFFVKKVIRTGLEIRKGIKNELRVGNIDVKRDFGYAPDYVRAMWLSLQQGKADDYLICSGNSVYLRDIINYTLDYLNIPLNRLVEDPTLFRPTDMADMFGDNQKAKAVLGWEYNRSFFDVLTLLIEEEDKNFK; encoded by the coding sequence ATGAAGAAAGTCGCAATTATATCAGGCATTACAGGGCAAGATGGTGCTTATTTGGCGCAACTTTTATCCAGGAATGATTATGTGGTCGTAGGTTTAACGAGAAGCAGTCATAATTTTAGTAAAAAGAATTTTGTTTACTTGGGCATCTCAGAAAACATTCTTATAGAAGAATGTGATTTGCTTGATTTTTCAAGTATTATTAAGATTTTACTCAAATATAAACCTGATGAATTTTATAATTTAGCTGCGCAAAGTTCAGTAGGAATATCCTTTGAGCAGCCTATCGGCACCTTAAATTATAACACGCAGTCAGTGTTAAATATTCTGGAGAGCGTAAGGTTGTTACAGCTAGATACTAAAATCTATCAAGCCTCAAGTAGTGAGATGTTTGGACAAGTAAATAATTTACCAGTGAATGAGAATACCCCTTTTCATCCATTAAGCCCATATGCTATATCTAAGGCTTCTGGATATTGGATTGGTGTGAACTATCGTGAGTCCTATAAAGTTTTTTGTGTGAATGGGATACTTTTTAACCATGAATCGTATTTAAGGAGCCCAAATTTCTTTGTTAAGAAGGTGATTAGAACTGGACTAGAAATTAGAAAAGGAATCAAAAATGAATTGCGTGTTGGGAATATTGATGTAAAAAGAGATTTTGGTTATGCGCCTGATTATGTAAGGGCCATGTGGCTTTCTTTACAGCAGGGTAAGGCAGATGATTATTTAATTTGCTCAGGTAATTCGGTTTATTTACGTGACATAATCAATTATACTTTAGATTATTTAAATATTCCGTTAAATAGGTTAGTAGAAGATCCCACATTGTTTAGACCAACAGATATGGCAGACATGTTTGGAGATAACCAAAAGGCTAAAGCAGTCTTGGGTTGGGAATATAACAGGTCTTTTTTCGATGTCTTGACATTATTGATTGAAGAAGAAGATAAAAATTTTAAATAG
- a CDS encoding glycosyltransferase codes for MKIAIVHDELMRRGGAEQVVLTMLKAFPDADVYTLAYNPEGTYPEYRNYNIKTSALQFLSKSVKWMQRLYFPFALWAMKAVKVHGYDVVLISNTHSAKYVDIDKNAVVFIYTYTPFRLAWNPTSYSQYNDSKGIHRWVFDKVVSYLRKVDKKAAQKGHFYLGMTNETSQRIKDAYDIRDVKIIPPDVKTRNFHVVEKPQDYYLLVSRLEFYKKADLAIEAFNRLGLELIVVGNGTKAEELKRLAKNNIEFRKGLSSEELAILYANCKALIFPQYEDYGITPLEANASGRPVIAYEIGGVLETMIPYDNDASRATAVFFKEQTVKSLIDAISLFETLEFDSKFIRAHAEKFDESVFMKELQKFVSESINLKLK; via the coding sequence ATGAAAATAGCAATCGTTCACGATGAACTAATGAGGAGAGGAGGTGCTGAGCAAGTCGTGTTGACTATGTTAAAAGCATTTCCCGATGCAGATGTTTATACGCTGGCATATAATCCTGAGGGTACTTATCCTGAATACCGGAACTACAATATTAAGACTTCAGCATTACAATTTTTATCAAAAAGTGTAAAATGGATGCAACGACTATATTTCCCATTTGCACTTTGGGCGATGAAAGCTGTCAAAGTTCACGGATATGATGTAGTTTTAATATCTAACACGCATAGTGCTAAATATGTAGACATTGATAAAAATGCTGTAGTATTCATATATACCTACACTCCATTTCGTTTGGCGTGGAACCCAACTTCTTACAGTCAGTATAATGATTCGAAAGGAATCCATAGATGGGTTTTTGACAAAGTAGTAAGCTATTTGCGAAAAGTTGATAAAAAGGCAGCACAAAAAGGTCACTTTTATCTGGGAATGACGAATGAAACATCACAAAGAATCAAAGACGCTTATGACATTCGTGATGTGAAGATTATACCACCTGATGTTAAAACCCGTAATTTTCATGTTGTGGAAAAACCACAAGATTATTATTTATTGGTATCAAGGCTTGAATTTTACAAGAAGGCGGATTTGGCTATTGAAGCATTTAACAGATTAGGCCTCGAGCTTATTGTAGTTGGTAATGGGACAAAAGCAGAAGAATTGAAACGGCTGGCGAAAAATAATATTGAATTTCGAAAGGGATTATCTAGCGAAGAATTAGCAATATTATATGCAAACTGCAAAGCATTGATTTTTCCTCAATATGAAGACTATGGAATTACCCCTTTAGAGGCAAATGCTTCGGGTAGGCCAGTTATTGCTTATGAAATTGGAGGGGTTCTCGAGACTATGATTCCTTATGATAATGACGCGTCTAGAGCAACAGCTGTCTTTTTCAAAGAACAGACTGTCAAATCTTTGATTGACGCTATTAGTTTGTTCGAGACCTTAGAATTTGATTCAAAATTTATACGTGCTCATGCAGAAAAATTTGATGAAAGTGTATTTATGAAAGAATTGCAAAAGTTTGTGTCTGAAAGTATAAATCTTAAATTAAAATAA
- a CDS encoding mannose-1-phosphate guanylyltransferase, with the protein MKNNTYILIMAGGVGSRFWPKSRNHFPKQFIDILGMGKSLLQLTYERFLNICPNDQIFILTNESYSDLVAEQLPTVLKANILLEPSRNNTAPCIAYAIYKIGQLNPDANIVVAPSDHLILKEDIFLDKIKQALNFSSKNDALLTLGITPTRPDTGYGYIQYQEASIKNQEGLNEIKKVNAFMEKPVLAKAEEYLKSGDYVWNAGIFIWSAGSLKKAFEKYAPEITALFESGLPFYNTPDEANFIAEKYPLSPNISIDYAILEKADNVYTIPADIGWSDLGTWASLHAVGEKDIDNNMVNLTKINLKDTNNCIIHLPNDKAAVIRGLDNYIVVDDGEVLLIYPKSDEQEIKQVAKDMVSEHGIKYA; encoded by the coding sequence ATGAAGAATAATACCTATATACTTATTATGGCCGGGGGAGTAGGTTCCCGCTTTTGGCCAAAAAGTCGCAATCATTTCCCGAAGCAGTTTATTGATATTTTAGGAATGGGTAAATCTTTATTACAGCTTACCTATGAGCGATTTTTGAACATTTGCCCAAATGATCAAATATTTATATTAACAAATGAAAGTTATTCGGATTTAGTTGCCGAACAATTGCCAACTGTTTTAAAGGCTAATATTTTGTTAGAACCTAGCCGTAACAATACTGCACCCTGTATAGCTTATGCTATTTATAAAATTGGTCAGTTAAATCCCGATGCCAATATTGTGGTTGCACCTTCTGATCATTTAATCTTGAAAGAGGATATATTTTTAGACAAGATTAAACAAGCTTTGAATTTTAGTTCAAAAAACGATGCATTGCTAACACTAGGAATTACTCCTACCAGGCCAGACACTGGCTATGGCTACATTCAATACCAAGAAGCAAGTATCAAGAATCAGGAAGGATTAAATGAGATTAAAAAGGTAAATGCCTTCATGGAGAAGCCAGTTTTGGCTAAAGCCGAGGAATATTTAAAAAGCGGCGATTACGTTTGGAACGCAGGAATATTTATCTGGTCAGCAGGTTCTTTGAAGAAAGCATTTGAGAAATATGCTCCCGAAATAACTGCGCTGTTTGAAAGTGGCTTGCCTTTTTATAATACACCTGATGAAGCTAATTTTATTGCTGAAAAATACCCTTTAAGTCCTAATATCTCTATCGATTACGCCATTTTAGAAAAGGCTGATAATGTATACACTATTCCCGCTGATATTGGTTGGTCTGATTTGGGCACCTGGGCTTCTTTACATGCGGTTGGAGAAAAAGATATCGATAATAATATGGTTAATCTAACTAAGATTAATTTGAAAGACACGAACAATTGCATTATACACTTACCCAATGATAAAGCGGCGGTAATAAGAGGATTGGATAACTACATCGTTGTTGATGATGGTGAGGTACTTTTGATTTATCCAAAATCGGATGAGCAAGAAATTAAGCAGGTGGCTAAGGATATGGTTAGCGAACACGGAATAAAATATGCTTAG